The Candidatus Roseilinea sp. sequence AGCAGCCGAAATGCGACGCCGAGCCGCGCGCGCATCGCCGACGATAGGTTGCGATCGGCCAGCAGACTCAGCCCATGCCCTGCGATGCCGATCACGACAGCCGCGGCCACGGCTGCCAGCACGCGCACCATCCCATCCACCGGATCGCCGCTGCTGAGCGCGGCGAGGATGATGAGCGGCGTCACGCCGGCAAGGATCAGCCACGGTGCTGCGCGCGTGGAGAGAAAGGCCGCAAATCGGCCGAACGCAAACAGCACGGCACAGATTACGGCGGTGATCAGGCCGCAAATCAGCAGGCCGACGATCCCGACGGTGCTCAGCGTCGCTGCGGCAGCGACGACGATGGCCGCGCCGGCGATCGCCCAGGGCAGGGCACGGCCCGCTGCTTTCAGCCAGGGTTTGCTGGTCTCGCGCGGCGCGCTGCGATCCACGCCCTGGCGCATAAAGCGGGCCAGCAAGAAGATAAAAATAGCGAGAAACGGCGCAGTCATCAGCGACACGGCTGCACCCGGACCGAAGCGGTTTTGCAGCAGCGCTCGCTCATAGGCTAGGATGGAATATACGCGCGTCTCGCCGCCTGGGCCGCCGCCGGTCATCAGGTAGATCAGGCCGAAGGTGTTGAACGTGCTGATGGTCGAGAGCAGCACCGTCACGGCGATCACGTAGCGCAGGCTGGGCAGCGTGATGTTGAAGAAGCGCTGTATGCCGTTGGCCCCATCCACTTCTGAGGCCTCGTATAGCTCTTTGTCAATCGCCTTGAGGCCGGCGAGCAGCAGCATGGTGAAGAACGGGATGCCCTTCCAAATGTTGACCGCGATCACGCTGGCTAGTGCTAGGCCGGGTTCGGACAACCATCCCACGTCGCGATTGATGATGCCCAGGCCTCTGAGCAGCGGGTTCAGTGTGCCGAATAGGGGATCGAAGATGCCGCGCCAGGTCAGCGCTGTGACTACTTCCGGCACAATCCAGGGCAGGAGCATGATGCCGGCGAGCACGTTGCGCAGCGGTAACTTGCTGTTCAACAGCGAGGCGATGGCCAGACCAACAACGAGCTTGGCCGCTACCGAAATTACCGTGAAGCGGATTGTGTTACTGATCGAGCCGGTGAACTGGGTGTCGGTCAGCAAGCGCCGGTAGTTCTCCAGCCCGACGAATACTTCCTGGCGGTTGATCGTGCGGACGAACATGCTCATGTAGACCGCGTTGAGGAATGGATACAGGATCAACCCCGCCATCAGGGTGACCATCGGCGCGACGAACAACACTGCGATCTTCCAGTCCTTACCCAGCCATCGCTCCAGCCGCTTATTCAGGCTGATCGCTTGAGATTGTGCCAGCCGGGTCGGTGCGGTCATCTGTTGAGCCATGTCTTCCTCCGCTCCTGGTCCGACTCCCGACTCACCACTTCCCTCAGGAGTCGGAATGAGGGAGTGATAAGTCGGGAGTGGGGGTAGGATGCACTAACTCTGCGGCAGGCCCTTCTCTTCGAAGATGGCGATGCCCTTCTCGGTGGCGTCCTTGACGGCCTCGGCAGCGGTCATCTTGCCGGTGATGACGTTGGCCATCATCTCGCTCAGGAAGCCGGTGGCGAACCAGGCGTCGGTCGCGGCGTTTGGCTGCGCCGGATACGAGAAGCCGGTGTAGTCGGTCGGATTGAACATGATCTCCTTGAGCGCCGGGAAGGCCGGCTCAAGCTTGAGCAGGTCGTCGGTCCAGTTGTTCTTGTAGGCCGGCATGAACAATCCGCCACCTAATCCCGACAGCGGCGTGAACCGCGCTGGGTCAATGAAGTGCAAAATGATTTGTTTGGCGACATCGCGGTTCTTGACCCCTTTGAAGATGGTGTACCACTGTGCGCCGCCGGTGCCGAGCTCGATTGAGCCGTCGTTGGTTAGCGGGAAGCGCACCACCGCCGTGTTCGGATAAACCGGGTTGTTGTCGCGCTTGGCCGCGGCATAGACGCTGAAGGCGTTCTGGGTCATGGCGATCTTGCCGGCCAGATATGCCTCGTTGTTGCTCGGATCGGTCCAGCTCTCCACGCCGGGTGGCAGGATGGGCTTGTATTTCTCGTCGGTATAGATGGTAGCCAGCCACTCCACGCCGGCGATGGTCTCCGGCGAATTGAAGGTGATCTTGGTGCCGGTCTCGTCTACCGCGCGGCCGCCGAAGGCCTGGAACGCTGTCTGGATCAAGCCGTGGCCGTCACCGCTCCGGTTGACGGTCAGGCCCCAGCCATACATCTCCTTGGAAGGATCGGACATCTTAATGGCTGCATCGAGCCGATCTTGCAGCTTTGGCAGTTGTTTGACGTCTACGCCGGCGGCTTCGGCGACGTCGCGTCGCACAAACCACGCGCCGGCAGTCGTGATGAATGGCACCGACCACCACTTCTCGTCGAAGCGCGCATTGCGCGGCACGCTGGCCGGCACGATTTCGCCGTATTTGCCGACCAGTTCATCCACGATGTCTGTGACGTCCTCGACGATGTCCGAGTCGTACATCACAGACACGCTGTTGCCATGATAAGCAAGGTCGGGCGGGTTGCCCGCGGCTACCGCTGCCTGCATCTTGGCCACAAAGTCGCCGAACAACTCGGGGTTGACCGTGGAGACATCGGGCGTGTAGCCCAGGCTGGCGATGAATTCCTCAGTCTGCTTCTTCAGCTCCTCTTCCAGCGCCTTGAAATATTCCTGGCGGTGCAGCACTTGAACGGTGCCGCCGGCCGGCGCTGCAGGCGCTTCAGTGGGCGCGGGGGCTTCGGTCACATTCGGCGCCGCTGGCTGAGCGGGAGCGGCCGGTGCGGCGCAGGCAGCGAGCGCTGTGCTGGCCCCGGCGATCGCGGACAGGCGAAGTAATTGGCGTCGGGTGAGCTTAGTCTCTTTCTTCACTTTGATATCCTCCTGAAACTGGATTATGAGATTTGCGCTGTTTGAAAGTCTCGTCGTCGAGTGCATCTGCGTCTGGCGCTATCGCGCGCTGATGACCCTGGTTAGGTCGAAATGCGATAGCTTCTCTATCTGGATATGCTCGGCGAGCTAAGATGAAGCGATCACCTCCTTATCGATCTGTGCGTGCGGCAGACCTTTACGGATGACAGTAGTGTAGAAGGATAAGCCCGATCGCACAAATGGGCGTCTCATCGATCCGACCCTTCAGTGGTTGAGTTCAACTTGCGTCCGAGGACCAGCAGGCCACCGCCGCAGTCGGCAACGCGAGCATCGTAATACGGGCGGAGTTTGGCGATGAGCTGGTTGTATATAAGTCGGGCCATCAATGGCTGATAGCCCAGCGGGCGCAGGCGCGGGGAAGCTAATATGCTGAAGAGCGAACGTCGCCCGATGCCGTAGGCGCGGTTCATGCGATCCCACTGTTGCTCAGCTTCTGGTGAGACGTAGTAGCGCACCTCGATGAGTTTGACGTTCACCGTGGCGAGGAGCACACGCCATTCGTCGGCGGTATGGTAGTGGTAGTGCGCGAAGCGCTGATCCACATCACGGGCATAGCGCGCGGCGGCTTCCTTTGTCGGCGCGGTGCGCACACCGTCGAGCAGATCGTGGAAGCGGTCGCTGGGAACGGTGAGCACAAGCAGGCCACCGGGTCGCAGCACGCGTGCCAGCTCTGGCAGCACGTTCTGTGGATCTGGGATGTGCTCGATCACCGAGTTGACATGCACCGTGCCGAAGGCGCCATCGCGATAGGGTAAGTGGTGTCCATCGGCGAACTGCACGCCATGGCAGTACACGCCGCTGTCGCGCGCGGCCGGCAATTCCCCTTTGGCGATGTCGCAGCCATAGATGCCGTCTTGCTTACCGAAGATCGCTTCGGTGAAAAGGCCGTCGCCGCAGCCGAAGTCGAGCATGGGCGCCGGAAAGTCGAGCGTGCTCAGCGCCCTGGCCTCGATCGCGCGCCACAGGGCAACCGGCGGCGCAAACCAGTAGCGTCTTAGGAGGTAGGAGAGGAAATCCCTGTCACGATGGACGTATAGGGTGTCGGGCATTGGGGCGATTATAGGTTTGAGACTCGAGATTGGAAATTGCTGGTTGCGAAAGTAGGTTAGGATTGGGCAGAACGGATCGAAAAATTGGCAATCCGAAATCCACGATCGCAAATCGAGATGATTTTCCTCAAACTCGGCGGTTCCCTGATCACCGACAAGACTCAGGCCAACACCCCTCGCCTGGATGTGATTCGCCGCTTGGCGCGGGAGATTCAGGATTGGAGATTGGCGATGGCGCGCCATCCGTCCTCTCCCCGTTGCGATGTCCGATTGCTCATCGGTCACGGCAGCGGGTCGTTCGGTCATGCAGCGGCGAAGCGATATGGCACGCGCGCCGGTGTGCGCGATGCGGAGGGCTGGCGCGGCTTCGCCGAGGTGTCGGTGGCCGCAGCTCGCTTGAACCGCATCGTGGCCGACGCGTTGCACGAAGCCGGCGTGCCGGTGATCAGCTTTTGTCCCTCGGCCAGCGCGCGCTGCGTGGATGGACGGCTGGTCTACCTCGACGACGCGCCGATCCGGGCAGCGCTCGATCACGGCATTGTCCCGCTGGTGATGGGGGACGTGGCATTCGATGATAGGCGCGGCGGGACGATCGTCTCGACCGAGGAAGTGTTTGCCTATCTCGCCAATGTTCTATCGGTGGCGCATGTGCTGTTGGCTGGCGAAACCGAAGGTGTGTATCGCTATTTTGAGCCGCGGAGTCGTGAGGGTGGGCAGAGGGTTGACATCATTCCACGCATCACACCGCTGAACTGGGATGCGGTTCGCGGCAACGTGGGCGGCTCGCGCGGGGCGGATGTGACCGGCGGCATGGCGAGCAAGGTGCGCGACATGCTCGCACTCGTTGCGGCGCATCCGACGACGATCGTGCGCATCTTCTCCGGCCTGGTCGAGGGCAACGTCACGCGCGCGCTGCGCGGCGAGCCCATCGGCACAGAAATTATCGCAACGGACGATGCACGGCTGGTCGGGCCGGGCGCGCCGGTGAACGTTTAGCCGGCGCACGGTGCAGTCGTTCGCGCGCGTTGGTCATGAGATTGCTGTGCCGTCTGATTCGAAGAATTTGAACTGCACGTGGCCCACGCGAATCACGTCGCCATCCTTCAGCCGGCTGCGCATCACCGGCCGGTCGTTGACGAACGTGCCGTTGCGGCTGAGGTTATCCTCGATCCACCAAGCCTGATCTTCGGCGCGCCAGAGCACCTGAGCGTGTCGCGCGCTAGCAAATTCGTCGTCGGCGTGCACCAAACAGTTCGGATCGCGTCCGATCCACGCTGCCCAGCGGATCGCATAGCAACGTTCCAAAGCGGGGTCTGCTTTGTCGCCTGTTAGCCGCAGCAGCCGGGATGTGGGGACGGGGGGCGCAGGCGCTGAATTGCGTTCTTTCAACAGCGCCCATAGTAATGCGCCGAGGAATGCGTACAACGCGACGACGATCAGTATGCGCAGCGCGAACACTACGCCATCCATGCCCGTCAGCATTGACTCCAGAAAGCCATGTTGCCTTCGGCGATTGGCCTGGGCGGGCCGCCTCGGCGGGGCGTTGGCACAACATAGATGAGCGGGCGTTCGTCGCCTGCTTCGTCGCGCTTGGCCATCGGCAGCACGATGGCGTCGCTGTCGGGCGACCAGATGCGGTGGCTGAGGGCATACTGGTCGAAGAAGGGCAGAAAATAGTTGACGAATGCCTCGACCGGCTCGAATGTGGTGATGAGCCAATGCTCATCTTGCTCGATGTCTACCACCCAGAGGTTGAACCACAGCGCGCGTAATTCTGTGATCTCCTCGGCTTCGCGCTCGGACTCGATTTCCGCACCATCCCGAGACCCGCCATTGCGTGCGGCTGTGTCTGCATTCGGCAGGATATGGTGTCGGACGTGTTCGGCGATGTGCGCCAGGGTGAAGTAAGCGATGTGGCGGCCGTTTGGCGACCAGAAGAAAGCCAGCACGATGTCGTCGGTGAGCAGGGTCACCTTGCCGGTCGTTGCATCCAACACACGCAGTGGGCCGTAATACGTGCGCACCGGTTCGGTAGGGCTGATGTAGGCGAGCTGGTCGCGCGTTGGGCTCCAGCTCATCGCGGCGACGCCGTGGTGCGGCACGAGCAGGCGGTTGTCCGCGCTGCGACCATCTACGACGAGGTGTAGTTCCCCAGCTCGGCTGACTTGACCAAAAGCCCAGAAGCGTCCGCTGCGGGCGATGCCCGGCGCCTGAAACAACCCGGGACGGGCGAGGCTGGCATGGCCGCGGGTAGGGTTGAACGGATCGATGAACTTGAGCTGTGAGCCTTCCTCGCTGGCCGTTCCGGTGTGCAGCAAGATGCGTTTGCCGTCGGCGCTCCAGTCCCAGAAGCACGGTCGGCCGGTTGCGACCAGGCGGCTGGACGCTTGGCCGAAAGGAGAGAACGTCGCATCCGTCACCGGCGCGATGTGTAGCCCGAGCGATTGTTCATCCGGGCGGTTGGTGATAAAGCTCAGGTGATGGCCATCAGGCGACCAGAACACGTAAACCGGCGCTTCATGGTCGCTTTCGTAGATCGCGTGGGGCGGGGAAGGGCGGAGGGCATCGCCGGCTTGATCCTCGAACACGAACACGCCGGCGCGATCAGGCGCGCCGCCTACCGCGGCGATGCGTCGGCCATCGGGTGACCATGCCGGGAATTGAAAGTGGTGATCGCCGAAGGTGAGCCGGCGGCGATCGCTGCCATCCGGCGAAATGGTCTCCAACTCGCCGTTCGGGTTAATGAACGCAATACGGTTCACACGCTGAGGCATGGCTGACTCGGATTTGACGCAATCTTAGCGCAGTCCCCTGAGGGCATGCCCAGCGCCCTCAAGGCCGCCAGACGAATGTGACCAGCACGATAATGAGAATGATGCAGACCAGTGTGAGCGGCACGCCGACGCGGGGGTAGTCGCTGGCCTGGTAGCCGCCTGCGCCCATCACGAACGTGTTCACGGGGTGTGCGCTCGGCGTGATGAACGTGAGCGAGCAGCCCAATGCGACGAACATCGCCATCGCACGCGGGTCGCTGCCGATCGCTTGCGCTGTGCTGATCGCGATCGGCGCGAGCACGACGGCGGTGACCTGGCCGGACATCACCTGTGCGAGCAGCATCGTCAGCGTCAGCAGCCCGGCGCCGACTGCGACCGGCCCAAAGTCGGAGAGCAACGCGGTGATGACGCGTCCCAGCGCATCTGCGGCGCCGGTGCGCTGCATGGCAATGCTGACCGGCAGCATGCCGGCGATCAGGAACACTGCGCGCCACTCGATTGCACGATAGGCTTCGTCCATCGAGAGGCAGCCGACCAGGACCATGGCCAGCGCGCCCAGCATCGTCGCCAGCGCGATGGGCATGATGTCCAGCGCTGCTGCGGTCAGCGCGACGATCAGGATGACGACCGCAAATACGGCGCGGTCGGCGCGCACCGGTGCATCTTCGGCCGCCGGCGGCCGCAGCACGAGGAAGTCGGAGTCGCTCTGCAGCAGCGAGATGGCTTCGCGCGAGCCATGCACCAGCATGGCATCGCCGAACTCCAATGGGATGGTCGCCAGGTCGGTGCGCACGGAGCGGCCACCATGCCAGAGCGCCAGCACGCTGGCTCCGAACTTCTCTCGGAAGCGCAACTGACGCAGCGTCTGGCCGATGGCGCGTGAACGCGGCGCCGGTATCACTTCGACCAGCGAAACGTCGTTGGAGGTGATCTCACCCTCGAACGGGCTATCCGGCTCGACGATTGCGCCGTATTGCCTGAGTTGTTCGGCGCGTTCGCGGCGGCCGATGACCAGCAACGTGTCGTGGGCGCGGATGATTTCATCCGGCGAAGGGGCGAGCACAGTCTGGCCGTTGCGCAACACGGCCATGACGCTCATGCCGTATTGCTTGCCGATGCCGCTGTCGACGATGCGCTGGTTGACCAAACTGGAGGTGGGCGGAATGCGCACCCGGTTCAGGCGCTGAAAGAGTTCATACGACTCGGTCAGCACATGGCTGTTGGCGCGCGCCGGATCGAGCGCCGCCGGGTCACGCGTCGGCAGCAGCCGCCGGCCGAGCGTGAGCATGAAGAGTATGCCGGCGAAGGTAACCGGCACGCCGACCGGTGCGAAGTCGAGCAGACCGTAGCCGCGCTGTCCACTGACCGTGAGCGCCTCGGAAACGACGATGTTGGCGGTGGTGAGCAGTGTCGCCATGCCGCCGAGCGATGTCGCGAACGCCATCGGCATCATGATCTTTGAAGGGATCAACTTGCGGCGCTTTACGGCGTCCACTGCGCCCGGCAACAGCACGGCGGCGGCGGCGATGTTGTTCATGAACAGCGAGAGACAGGCGCCGCTGCTCATCACCAGCGCGATCATGCCGCGTTCGCCGCCCCGGTTGGCCTGGGCTAAAACTCGCCCAAATGCGCGCGTGACGCCGGTGCGCTGCAACCCTTGCGCCAGGATGAAGATGCCGATGATGGTGACGACCGCCGAGCTGCTGAAGCCGATGAAGACTTCGTGCGGTTCGATGATGCCGGTCAGGCCGAGCGACAACGCGACGCCGATGGCGACCAGGTCCGGTCGCAGGCGATCGGTTAGCATGAGCGCGAACGCAATCACAAGGATCACGGTCAGCGCTACAACCGGCGAGATGGACGTCAACACAGGCAAGCTGAGGCTATTTGTCCAATTGACTGCCATCTTGAGCTTCCCGGCTCAGGCACCCAGGGTCAGGGTTGCTGCCTGGCCATCGGGCGCCTTGCTCTCGCGGGCCGGCGGGTCGCGTTTCTCCAGGAAGATGACCTTGAACGCTTCTGCCGGCGCCAATCCCTTGCCTTCCTGGAGCGCCCAGTCGCGGATGCGCTGCGCTATCTCTTCGCCGACCTGGCTTTTGTGTTGCAGCAACGCGCGCACCTTCAGCTCGAGCGTGTCGCTGATGTCCACCCACGTGTCGGGGTCGTCCACCCATTGGATCCACACTTCGCGCACTTTGTGCGCCGGGCCGAGTTCGGGATACATCAGCGGCATGGCCGCGACCGGCGCGATGGCATCTAACGTGGCGATGCCGACCGCGCGATGATCGGGATGGTTGATGTACTCCTTGCCGCTGTACATGCGCGTGGGGTCCATGGCGATCACCACCTCAGGCTTGTGCTTGCGAATCATGCGCACGAGGTCTTTGCGCAGCTCAAGCGTGGGCATCACCTCGCCGTCGTTGTAGCGCAGGAACTCGACTTCGTGCACGCCGCAGATCTCGGCGGCGGCGCGCTGCTCGCGCTCGCGTATCTCGGCGATCGTCTCGCGGGTGAGCGTGGCATTGTGCGTGCCGCCGTTGCCGCTGGTGACCAGGACGTAGATAATTCGCGCGCCGCGCTTGGCCCACTTAGCGCAGGTGCCGGCGCAGCCGAATTCGATGTCGTCGGGATGAGCCGCGATGACCATCGCCGAGGTCGGGATGAACTCGTCGTGCATACCGCAGCGGCGATTCTACAACTTGCTTGTCTACTTCGTCACGGTCACCTTGCTGACCCCGCGCGATTGATCTGGGTTGTGGCCTAGTTGCAAGGAGAGGTTTAAGGCAAGCAACTGCCCAACGGCGATAAATGCGATGGGGGCTGAGCAAGCTGGATGGCGCATCCACCACCAGCGCGTTGAGCATGGGATGATCGGGAAGCGCTGCTGCGGCGGGCGAAGTGGCCAAGCAGAAGATCCGTCCGCCCCGTTCGAGGATGCGCGCGATGACCTGGACCGTCGTCGCTTGCGTCTCGTCGTGATTGAGCAGGATGATGACCGGATACCCCGGCTCGATCAACGCCAGCGGGCCGTGCAGGAAGTCGGCAGCGGAGTATGCGTGCGCGCTGATGAAGCAAGTCTCTTTCAGTTTAAGGGCAATCTCGTGCGCTGCGCCGTATGCGTAGCCGCGTCCGATGACCGCCAAGCGCTTCTCCCTGAGGAGGGAGGGGACCCAGGCGGTGAGTAGCGGTTCCCGCGACAGTGCGTTGCGCACGTAGTGGGGCAGGCAGTGCAGGTGTTGTTTTAGCGCGGCGTCGTCTTGCATCGCAGCAACCAACCCAGCGTAGGCAGCGCACTGTGCTGTGACGGTCTTGGTGGCGGCCAACGCGCGCTCGGGGCCGACGTCGAGGAGGAGCACATGCTCAGCAGCCGCAGTGATGGGGGAGCCGGGCGTGTTGGTGATGGCAAGGGTCACTGCGCCCTGGCGACGCCCGGCTTCAAGCACGGCGGTAACATCCGCGCCAGCGCCGCTCTGCGAGACGCCGACGACCAGCGCGTCGGCCAGCCGCGGCGGCGTGCCGTATAGGGTGTAGAGCGAAGGCGCGGCCAGCGCAGTCGGCATGCGCGCTTGCCCTTCGAGCAGATACTTGCCGTAGATGGAGGCGTTGTCGCTGCTGCCCCG is a genomic window containing:
- a CDS encoding sugar ABC transporter permease; translated protein: MAQQMTAPTRLAQSQAISLNKRLERWLGKDWKIAVLFVAPMVTLMAGLILYPFLNAVYMSMFVRTINRQEVFVGLENYRRLLTDTQFTGSISNTIRFTVISVAAKLVVGLAIASLLNSKLPLRNVLAGIMLLPWIVPEVVTALTWRGIFDPLFGTLNPLLRGLGIINRDVGWLSEPGLALASVIAVNIWKGIPFFTMLLLAGLKAIDKELYEASEVDGANGIQRFFNITLPSLRYVIAVTVLLSTISTFNTFGLIYLMTGGGPGGETRVYSILAYERALLQNRFGPGAAVSLMTAPFLAIFIFLLARFMRQGVDRSAPRETSKPWLKAAGRALPWAIAGAAIVVAAAATLSTVGIVGLLICGLITAVICAVLFAFGRFAAFLSTRAAPWLILAGVTPLIILAALSSGDPVDGMVRVLAAVAAAVVIGIAGHGLSLLADRNLSSAMRARLGVAFRLLMLSPFLFFVLFPFYFVIITAFKGDLQIQQRASLFWPDPWVLTQFDTLLNKTQYVLWFRNTVTIALITTALSVFFAALGGYALARLKFRSAGALTTVLLITYLLPGSLMFIPMYRILTSLGAINTHMALILTYPTFLMPFATWVMMGYYRSIPEDLEEAAMIDGANRFGAFWRITLPLAAPALLAVTLIAFTNAWNEFLYAFIFLTSEKLITLPVGLQKLVFADLYPYGQLMAASLIMSIPVVGFYIFAQRFLVEGLTAGSVKG
- a CDS encoding ABC transporter substrate-binding protein, with translation MKKETKLTRRQLLRLSAIAGASTALAACAAPAAPAQPAAPNVTEAPAPTEAPAAPAGGTVQVLHRQEYFKALEEELKKQTEEFIASLGYTPDVSTVNPELFGDFVAKMQAAVAAGNPPDLAYHGNSVSVMYDSDIVEDVTDIVDELVGKYGEIVPASVPRNARFDEKWWSVPFITTAGAWFVRRDVAEAAGVDVKQLPKLQDRLDAAIKMSDPSKEMYGWGLTVNRSGDGHGLIQTAFQAFGGRAVDETGTKITFNSPETIAGVEWLATIYTDEKYKPILPPGVESWTDPSNNEAYLAGKIAMTQNAFSVYAAAKRDNNPVYPNTAVVRFPLTNDGSIELGTGGAQWYTIFKGVKNRDVAKQIILHFIDPARFTPLSGLGGGLFMPAYKNNWTDDLLKLEPAFPALKEIMFNPTDYTGFSYPAQPNAATDAWFATGFLSEMMANVITGKMTAAEAVKDATEKGIAIFEEKGLPQS
- a CDS encoding type 11 methyltransferase: MPDTLYVHRDRDFLSYLLRRYWFAPPVALWRAIEARALSTLDFPAPMLDFGCGDGLFTEAIFGKQDGIYGCDIAKGELPAARDSGVYCHGVQFADGHHLPYRDGAFGTVHVNSVIEHIPDPQNVLPELARVLRPGGLLVLTVPSDRFHDLLDGVRTAPTKEAAARYARDVDQRFAHYHYHTADEWRVLLATVNVKLIEVRYYVSPEAEQQWDRMNRAYGIGRRSLFSILASPRLRPLGYQPLMARLIYNQLIAKLRPYYDARVADCGGGLLVLGRKLNSTTEGSDR
- a CDS encoding uridylate kinase — encoded protein: MIFLKLGGSLITDKTQANTPRLDVIRRLAREIQDWRLAMARHPSSPRCDVRLLIGHGSGSFGHAAAKRYGTRAGVRDAEGWRGFAEVSVAAARLNRIVADALHEAGVPVISFCPSASARCVDGRLVYLDDAPIRAALDHGIVPLVMGDVAFDDRRGGTIVSTEEVFAYLANVLSVAHVLLAGETEGVYRYFEPRSREGGQRVDIIPRITPLNWDAVRGNVGGSRGADVTGGMASKVRDMLALVAAHPTTIVRIFSGLVEGNVTRALRGEPIGTEIIATDDARLVGPGAPVNV
- a CDS encoding SLC13 family permease, with amino-acid sequence MAVNWTNSLSLPVLTSISPVVALTVILVIAFALMLTDRLRPDLVAIGVALSLGLTGIIEPHEVFIGFSSSAVVTIIGIFILAQGLQRTGVTRAFGRVLAQANRGGERGMIALVMSSGACLSLFMNNIAAAAVLLPGAVDAVKRRKLIPSKIMMPMAFATSLGGMATLLTTANIVVSEALTVSGQRGYGLLDFAPVGVPVTFAGILFMLTLGRRLLPTRDPAALDPARANSHVLTESYELFQRLNRVRIPPTSSLVNQRIVDSGIGKQYGMSVMAVLRNGQTVLAPSPDEIIRAHDTLLVIGRRERAEQLRQYGAIVEPDSPFEGEITSNDVSLVEVIPAPRSRAIGQTLRQLRFREKFGASVLALWHGGRSVRTDLATIPLEFGDAMLVHGSREAISLLQSDSDFLVLRPPAAEDAPVRADRAVFAVVILIVALTAAALDIMPIALATMLGALAMVLVGCLSMDEAYRAIEWRAVFLIAGMLPVSIAMQRTGAADALGRVITALLSDFGPVAVGAGLLTLTMLLAQVMSGQVTAVVLAPIAISTAQAIGSDPRAMAMFVALGCSLTFITPSAHPVNTFVMGAGGYQASDYPRVGVPLTLVCIILIIVLVTFVWRP
- a CDS encoding GlcNAc-PI de-N-acetylase, whose product is MVIAAHPDDIEFGCAGTCAKWAKRGARIIYVLVTSGNGGTHNATLTRETIAEIREREQRAAAEICGVHEVEFLRYNDGEVMPTLELRKDLVRMIRKHKPEVVIAMDPTRMYSGKEYINHPDHRAVGIATLDAIAPVAAMPLMYPELGPAHKVREVWIQWVDDPDTWVDISDTLELKVRALLQHKSQVGEEIAQRIRDWALQEGKGLAPAEAFKVIFLEKRDPPARESKAPDGQAATLTLGA
- a CDS encoding glucosamine--fructose-6-phosphate aminotransferase is translated as MTQPYAPGAHMRAEIYEQPEALARLLARADAALPPIADAARTCTFAVLAARGSSDNASIYGKYLLEGQARMPTALAAPSLYTLYGTPPRLADALVVGVSQSGAGADVTAVLEAGRRQGAVTLAITNTPGSPITAAAEHVLLLDVGPERALAATKTVTAQCAAYAGLVAAMQDDAALKQHLHCLPHYVRNALSREPLLTAWVPSLLREKRLAVIGRGYAYGAAHEIALKLKETCFISAHAYSAADFLHGPLALIEPGYPVIILLNHDETQATTVQVIARILERGGRIFCLATSPAAAALPDHPMLNALVVDAPSSLLSPHRIYRRWAVACLKPLLATRPQPRSIARGQQGDRDEVDKQVVESPLRYARRVHPDLGDGHRGSSRRHRIRLRRHLR